The following proteins come from a genomic window of Zygotorulaspora mrakii chromosome 8, complete sequence:
- a CDS encoding alkene reductase — MPFVKDFSPIPLGDTNLFKPIKVGNNELLHRVVMPPLTRMRATHPGNVPNKDWAAEYYDQRSKRAGTMLITEGTFPSAQSGGYDNPPGIWSKEQCEQWEKIFRKVHDNKSFIWVQLWVLGRQAYPDTLARDGLRYDSASDAVYMDAEQEEKANKANNPQHGITKDEIKQYIADYVHAAKNSIEAGADGVEIHAANGYLLNQFLDPISNKRTDGYGGSIENRARFTLEVVDAVVEAIGADKVGIRFSPYGTFGTMSGGAEPLIVAQYAYVLGELERRATQGSRLSYVHLVEPRVTNPFFTEGQGEYEGGSNDFAYSVWKGLIIRAGNLALHPDVVADMVDNDRTLIAYGRYFIANPDIVERAEKGLPLNSYDRDTFYAMTDKGYIDYPTYGEAVKLGW, encoded by the coding sequence ATGCCATTTGTCAAAGACTTTTCGCCAATCCCCTTGGGCGACACCAATCTGTTCAAGCCAATCAAGGTTGGCAACAATGAGTTGTTGCATCGTGTTGTGATGCCTCCTTTGACGAGAATGAGGGCCACGCACCCGGGCAATGTCCCAAACAAGGACTGGGCCGCAGAGTACTATGATCAGCGCTCCAAAAGGGCCGGAACCATGCTCATCACCGAGGGCACCTTCCCGTCCGCGCAAAGCGGTGGCTACGACAATCCGCCGGGCATTTGGTCCAAGGAACAGTGCGAACAATGGGAAAAGATATTCAGAAAGGTCCACGACAACAAATCGTTCATCTGGGTCCAATTGTGGGTCCTCGGCAGACAGGCGTATCCAGATACGCTGGCAAGAGACGGATTGCGCTACGACTCCGCTTCCGACGCCGTGTACATGGACGCGGAGCAAGAGGAAAAGGCGAACAAGGCGAACAACCCCCAGCATGGTATCACGAAGGATGAGATCAAACAGTACATCGCAGATTACGTTCACGCCGCGAAGAACAGCATCGAGGCAGGCGCCGATGGGGTCGAGATCCACGCCGCGAATGGCTATCTTTTGAACCAGTTTTTGGACCCAATCTCCAACAAGAGAACGGACGGATACGGCGGGTCCATTGAAAACAGAGCTCGCTTCACCCTAGAAGTCGTCGACGCGGTTGTCGAAGCCATTGGCGCCGACAAGGTCGGCATCAGATTTTCACCATACGGCACATTCGGCACCATGTCTGGCGGCGCAGAACCGCTGATCGTTGCTCAGTACGCCTACGTGTTGGGCGAACTGGAGAGAAGGGCCACCCAAGGCAGCCGTTTGTCGTACGTGCACCTCGTCGAGCCCCGCGTCACCAACCCGTTCTTCACCGAGGGCCAAGGCGAGTACGAGGGCGGCAGTAACGACTTTGCTTACTCGGTCTGGAAAGGGCTGATCATCAGAGCGGGTAACCTGGCTCTACATCCTGATGTCGTCGCGGACATGGTCGACAACGACAGGACTCTGATCGCGTACGGCAGATATTTCATCGCGAACCCAGACATCGTGGAGCGCGCCGAAAAAGGTCTACCGCTCAACAGCTACGACAGAGACACCTTCTACGCCATGACGGACAAGGGCTACATCGACTATCCCACCTACGGCGAAGCCGTCAAGCTAGGCTGGTGA
- a CDS encoding zinc-dependent alcohol dehydrogenase (similar to Saccharomyces cerevisiae ADH5 (YBR145W) and ADH1 (YOL086C); ancestral locus Anc_3.118), with the protein MSAPVIPKTQKGVIFYKNNGPLEYKDIPVPEPKGNEILINIKYSGVCHTDLHAWKGDWPLATKLPLVGGHEGAGVVVKLGANVKGWKVGDLAGVKWLNGSCMSCEECELSNESNCPEADLSGYTHDGSFQEYCTADAVHAARIPKGTDLAEVAPVLCAGITVYKALKSAELKAGDWVAISGAAGGLGSLATQYAKAMGYRVLGIDGGDEKKDFFLSLGGEVFIDFTKSKDVIADVLAATHGGAHGVINVSVSEGAITASTKYCRANGTVVLVGLPAGAVCKSEVFNQVVKSIHIVGSYVGNRADTREALDFFTRGLIKSPIKVVGLSTLPEIYEKMEKGQIVGRYVVDTTK; encoded by the coding sequence ATGTCAGCTCCAGTTATCCCAAAGACCCAAAAGGGTGTTATTTTCTACAAAAACAACGGTCCATTGGAATACAAAGATATCCCGGTCCCCGAGCCTAAGGGAAATGAGATTTTGATCAACATCAAATACTCGGGTGTGTGCCACACGGATTTGCACGCCTGGAAGGGTGACTGGCCATTGGCTACCAAATTGCCTCTGGTCGGAGGTCACGAGGGTGCCGGTGTTGTCGTCAAGTTGGGCGCCAACGTCAAGGGCTGGAAGGTTGGTGACTTGGCCGGTGTCAAGTGGTTGAACGGCTCTTGTATGTCCTGTGAGGAATGTGAGTTGTCCAACGAGTCCAACTGTCCGGAAGCGGACTTGTCCGGTTACACGCACGACGGTTCTTTCCAGGAGTACTGTACCGCGGATGCCGTGCACGCTGCCAGAATTCCAAAGGGAACCGATCTAGCCGAAGTCGCTCCAGTTCTATGTGCCGGTATCACCGTGTACAAGGCCTTGAAGTCAGCTGAGTTGAAGGCCGGTGACTGGGTCGCCATCTCCGGTGCAGCCGGTGGTCTAGGTTCTCTAGCCACCCAATACGCCAAGGCCATGGGTTACAGAGTCTTGGGTATCGATGGTGGTGACGAGAAGAAAGACTTCTTCCTAAGCTTGGGAGGTGAGGTCTTCATCGATTTCACGAAATCCAAGGATGTCATTGCCGACGTCCTTGCCGCCACTCACGGTGGTGCCCACGGTGTCATCAACGTTTCCGTCTCTGAAGGTGCCATCACTGCTTCCACCAAGTACTGTAGAGCCAATGGTACTGTTGTCTTGGTCGGTCTACCTGCCGGTGCCGTCTGCAAATCCGAAGTCTTCAACCAAGTCGTGAAGTCCATTCACATCGTCGGTTCGTACGTCGGAAACAGAGCTGACACCAGAGAGGCTTTGGACTTCTTCACCAGAGGTTTGATCAAATCGCCAATCAAGGTCGTTGGTCTATCCACATTGCCAGAAATCTATGAGAAGATGGAGAAGGGTCAAATCGTTGGTAGATACGTTGTTGACACCACCAAATGA
- the PHM7 gene encoding Phm7p (similar to Saccharomyces cerevisiae PHM7 (YOL084W); ancestral locus Anc_3.119), with translation MSDSSGSSSASSTSAFVSSLIFNGIIAGIFISLFMAFRPKNTRVYEPRTLPDVQTVTEEERLQSAPQGMAWIPYLIYKPHSYLMQHASLDGYFFLRYVGLVASLSVFTCFLLFPILLPVNATNGNNYPGFDLLSFANVTNHNRFYAHVFLSWLFFGLLIYVIYKELYYYVMVRHAVQTSPLYDSMLSSRTVIVTELSGSSAQPGEMEMRFPKASNILFAHNQSELIDLVKDRSKSSMKLENAINKVIKKSVKMRIKAEKKDTLNELYNGGTKPEDDLETYIPHGKRPTHRLGKYKLPFLGTKVDTLDYSREHISELNEKIHEQQNDWNSRDTLPVCFLEFDTQLEAQRCFQSLESIMGSKSFGKRMIGVAPDDVNWENVNFTKNKRRALKTAANTFLTLLIIFWAIPVAVVGCISNVTFLEDNVFFLNFLRNVPRVILGLITGIVPSLALSILMSLVPVFIKKAGTLSGSISSQETESYCQAWYYAFQVVQVFLITTATSSASSTVVAIINDPSSAMVLLAQNLPKASNFYISYFLVQGLLIPTGALFQVANLILSKVLGRVLDSTPRQKWNRYNTLSKPSWGVIYPVIEILVCIWVCYAIIAPLVLIFSSMALCFMYLAYLYNINFVMGFSFDSRGRNYPRALFQIFVGIYLSEVCLLGLFIMGKAWGPLVLEAIIIPLTVLAHLYFKRRFIPLFDAVPLSALRLARGAKGLEYPHKDQGLKEIAEVSKEAKKAFDDNETGGVLRPATSAELKKAHLINDVDTVSEKPAKSYSENRRSSTDSDGADTKRGSAIVKKTTLTSGSDSVQGKSTFAPDVKNLPREHIGENVLHVGAIEENADAGKVYADPRAIVTTPQSFPSNINKSEHFKQRVINFFSPSMNYPFGTVRTRLPLVYNTVVEYDDEFTETAYTDPSVSEKDPKIWICHDELGLSKQQIQEASAKNIDVIDDFTKFDEKGNCEFLFNPPDYELPAKK, from the coding sequence atgtcCGATAGCTCTGGTTCTTCGTCCGCATCTTCCACATCGGCGTTCGTCTCCTCGCTGATATTCAATGGTATCATAGCAGGTATTTTTATAAGTCTCTTTATGGCTTTTAGACCCAAAAACACAAGGGTGTATGAGCCAAGAACGCTCCCAGACGTGCAAACGGTCACGGAGGAGGAACGACTGCAAAGTGCGCCGCAGGGTATGGCTTGGATTCCGTATCTGATCTACAAGCCGCATTCGTATCTGATGCAGCATGCCTCGCTGGAtggttatttttttctaaGGTACGTGGGCTTGGTCGCTTCGCTATCTGTCTTCACTTGTTTTCTGCTATTCCCGATTTTGTTGCCAGTCAATGCTACAAACGGGAATAACTATCCAGGCTTCGACCTACTTTCGTTCGCCAACGTTACCAATCATAACAGGTTCTACGCGCACGTCTTTCTGTCATGGCTATTCTTCGGCCTACTCATCTATGTCATCTACAAAGAGCTGTACTACTACGTGATGGTCAGACACGCGGTCCAGACTAGTCCGCTTTATGACAGTATGCTATCGTCAAGGACTGTGATTGTCACAGAGTTGAGCGGTTCGTCTGCGCAACCTGgtgaaatggaaatgagGTTCCCCAAGGCAAGCAACATCCTGTTTGCTCACAACCAATCTGAATTAATCGATTTGGTGAAGGACCGGTCGAAGAGCAGTATGAAACTTGAAAACGCGATCAACAAAGTCATCAAGAAATCTGTCAAGATGAGAATCAaggctgaaaaaaaagatacgCTAAACGAGCTCTATAACGGTGGTACCAAACCAGAAGACGATCTGGAAACATATATCCCTCACGGCAAAAGACCCACACACAGATTGGGAAAATACAAATTACCATTCTTGGGCACCAAAGTTGACACCCTTGATTATTCTCGTGAGCATATTAGTGAGCTAAACGAAAAGATTCATGAACAACAGAACGATTGGAATTCAAGGGATACTTTGCCGGTGTGCTTCTTGGAATTTGATACTCAATTGGAAGCTCAAAGATGTTTTCAGTCATTGGAATCTATAATGGGTTCAAAGTCGTTTGGGAAACGCATGATTGGTGTCGCACCAGATGATGTTAACTGGGAAAACGTTAATTTCACGAAGAACAAAAGACGTGCATTAAAAACGGCGGCTAATACTTTTTTGACTCTACTAATTATATTTTGGGCTATTCcagttgctgttgttggtTGTATCTCTAATGTTACGTTTCTAGAAGACaacgttttttttttaaatttccTCAGAAATGTTCCTCGCGTCATATTGGGCCTGATTACCGGTATCGTTCCGTCACTGGCTCTGTCAATTTTGATGTCATTGGTACCGGTTTTCATAAAGAAAGCTGGTACACTCAGTGgatcaatttcttcacaGGAAACTGAGTCGTATTGTCAAGCATGGTACTATGCATTTCAGGTTGTTCAAGTTTTCTTAATTACTACCGCAACTTCATCAGCCTCTTCAACAGTAGTTGCAATTATCAATGATCCAAGTTCCGCAATGGTTTTATTAGCTCAAAACCTCCCTAAAGCTTCcaatttttatatttcatACTTTTTGGTTCAAGGTTTACTTATCCCTACAGGTGCTTTATTTCAAGTGGCCAATTTGATCTTAAGCAAAGTATTAGGCAGAGTATTAGATTCAACTCCAAGGCAAAAATGGAATCGTTACAATACATTATCGAAACCAAGTTGGGGCGTTATTTATCCcgttattgaaattttggtttGCATATGGGTTTGTTACGCCATCATTGCTCCCTTAGTTTTAATTTTCAGCTCAATGGCATTATGTTTCATGTATTTGGCTTATCTTTACAACATCAACTTTGTTATGGGATTTTCATTCGATTcaagaggaagaaattACCCAAGGGCTCTGTTCCAAATCTTTGTTGGCATTTACTTGAGTGAGGTATGCTTGTTAGGTCTGTTCATTATGGGCAAGGCATGGGGTCCATTGGTGCTTGAAGCTATCATCATTCCGTTAACAGTACTTGCacatttatatttcaaacgCAGATTTATTCCATTATTTGATGCTGTCCCCTTGAGTGCCCTACGTTTGGCAAGAGGCGCAAAAGGTTTAGAATATCCTCATAAAGATCAAGGTTTAAAAGAGATCGCAGAAGTATCCAAAGAAGCTAAGAAAGCTTtcgatgataatgaaactGGTGGTGTTCTACGTCCGGCAACCTCGGCAGAATTAAAGAAAGCTCATTTAATTAATGATGTGGATACAGTCTCAGAAAAACCTGCAAAGTCTTACAGTGAAAATAGAAGATCAAGTACAGATTCAGACGGTGCTGACACAAAAAGAGGTTCTGCAATTGTCAAAAAGACTACTTTGACGAGCGGTTCGGATTCTGTCCAGGGGAAATCTACTTTTGCCCCAGATGTTAAAAATCTACCAAGAGAACACATTGGCGAGAATGTACTTCATGTCGGTGCTATCGAAGAGAATGCAGATGCTGGAAAAGTTTATGCTGATCCACGGGCTATCGTAACAACTCCACAGTCGTTCCCATCTAACATCAACAAGTCTGAACATTTCAAACAAAGAGTGATAAACTTCTTCTCACCCTCCATGAATTATCCTTTTGGAACCGTGAGAACAAGATTACCCTTGGTTTACAATACAGTTGTCGAATATGACGACGAATTTACTGAAACCGCTTACACAGACCCATCAGTCAGCGAAAAAGATCCAAAGATTTGGATATGTCACGATGAATTAGGTCTGTCCAAGCAACAGATACAGGAGGCGTCTGCTAAGAATATCGATGTCATTGATGACTTCacaaaatttgatgaaaagggTAATTGTGAATTCTTATTTAATCCTCCTGATTACGAATTGCCTGCTAAGAAATAA
- the MAK5 gene encoding ATP-dependent RNA helicase (similar to Saccharomyces cerevisiae MAK5 (YBR142W); ancestral locus Anc_3.122), producing MAANRALLKRFKKGTAKGSSKSTSKGNTGRNTKAIPKGNQKEHGTKLVRDSDLKWKSVDIPDTLDDFGGFYGLEEIDGVDVKVVNGKVLFAAKDEKVKTGEESESGSQDNKNAKADELIEFKNMDDLKEASFSGESEEEEAVEKDSEEEREEEHADEKEEPKEPEDPKVDGTAASVDELQENVFSADVVLDDVTIAELPEWTSLCPLSVITLHGLAKNGFIHPTEIQKRAIPVAMQEQDIMGKAATGSGKTLAYGIPILESLVKSKSSVDPIGLIFTPTRELAQQVTKHLQNMAELVVKKTPYCIVSLTGGLSIQKQQRLLNYEGSGRIVVATPGRFLELIEKNDSFLKRCANIKTLVLDEADRLLQDGHFDEFEKILKHLTIARKGSKKEAWQTMIFSATFSMDLFGKLSNVTWKKDSKNDNTSEMELVLRHLMQKINFKSKPTIIDTNSDGMMNKQIKESLIECGPLERDLYSYYFVTMYPGSTLIFCNAIESVKKLNATLNNLQVSTFQIHSSMTQKARLRNLERYQEQLKKNKVLGKSTVLIASDVAARGLDISDIQHVIHYHLPRTADVYIHRSGRTARAEKEGVSVMICSPEEAQGPLRKLRKLLAGKKESGFVKYKKWQKAVPLLPIEPDIVKQLRDRCRLASELADHDLISTSLRKEGDWLKKAADDLGMDVDSDNEGKDIILAKNKLKKLGKTMSKDNLKNIRGELKRLLHTPLRKDMRKKYLTGGLVNLADDMVKKRGHDTIIGQDKQGLLDLLKNKKRKKGKN from the coding sequence ATGGCGGCTAATAGGGCGTTGTTGAAGCGTTTCAAGAAGGGCACAGCCAAGGGCTCATCCAAAAGTACATCCAAGGGAAACACCGGGAGAAATACCAAGGCAATTCCCAAAGGAAACCAAAAAGAGCATGGTACAAAGCTGGTCCGTGATTCGGatttgaaatggaaatCCGTTGATATTCCAGATACTCTTGATGATTTTGGGGGATTTTATGGCttagaagaaattgatggCGTGGACGTCAAAGTTGTTAATGGGAAAGTTTTGTTTGCTGCTAAGGATGAGAAAGTCAAGACAGGTGAGGAGAGCGAAAGTGGTTCTCAGGACAATAAGAATGCGAAAGCGGATGAATTGATAGAGTTTAAAAATATGGACGATCTGAAAGAGGCTTCATTCAGTGGTGAAAgtgaggaagaagaggcAGTGGAGAAGGACTCCGAAGAAGAGAGAGAGGAGGAACATGCGGACGAAAAGGAAGAGCCGAAAGAGCCGGAAGATCCAAAGGTTGATGGTACTGCAGCAAGCGTTGACGAGTTACAAGAAAATGTCTTCAGTGCGGATGTTGTTTTAGATGACGTCACAATAGCTGAATTACCGGAATGGACTTCTCTATGTCCTCTGTCTGTAATCACTTTGCATGGATTGGCCAAGAACGGATTTATACATCCAACAGAGATACAGAAAAGAGCTATTCCTGTTGCAATGCAAGAACAAGATATAATGGGTAAGGCAGCAACTGGCTCCGGTAAAACATTGGCATATGGTATACCAATTTTGGAGAGTTTAGTCAAAAGTAAAAGCTCAGTCGACCCTATAGGCTTAATTTTCACTCCAACGAGGGAATTGGCTCAACAAGTAACAAAGCATTTACAGAATATGGCAGAATTAGTGGTAAAAAAAACACCATATTGCATTGTGTCACTTACAGGTGGTCTCTCAATTCAAAAGCAGCAAAGATTACTTAATTATGAGGGAAGTGGTAGAATCGTTGTAGCTACTCCAGGTAGATTCTTAGAATtaattgaaaagaatgactcatttctcaaaagatgTGCCAATATCAAAACTTTGGTACTTGATGAGGCTGATAGATTATTACAAGATGGTCactttgatgaatttgaaaaaattttaaaacaTCTTACCATAGCGAGAAAAGGTTCCAAGAAAGAAGCTTGGCAGACGATGATTTTCTCGGCAACATTTTCCATGGATCTATTCGGTAAGTTATCGAATGTAACGTGGAAAAAGGATTCAAAGAATGACAATACTAGTGAAATGGAACTGGTTTTGAGACATTTAATGcagaaaatcaatttcaagtcAAAACCGACTATAATTGATACAAACTCTGATGGAATGATGAACAAGCAAATCAAGGAATCGCTAATTGAATGTGGACCTTTGGAGCGTGATTTGTACTCATATTATTTCGTTACAATGTATCCGGGTTCTACATTAATTTTCTGTAATGCGATTGAGTCggtgaaaaaattaaatgCAACTTTGAATAATTTACAAGTATCAACTTTCCAGATACATTCCTCAATGACACAGAAAGCTAGGCTAagaaatttggaaagatatcaagaacaactgaaaaagaacaaagtACTTGGCAAGTCTACCGTATTAATAGCGAGTGATGTTGCTGCAAGGGGTTTAGATATATCTGATATTCAACACGTTATTCATTATCATTTACCTCGTACCGCAGATGTTTACATTCATAGATCAGGTAGAACCGCACGTGCAGAGAAAGAAGGTGTTTCGGTTATGATCTGCTCACCAGAAGAAGCCCAAGGACCATTGAGAAAACTGAGGAAGTTATTAGCCGGTAAAAAAGAGAGTGgatttgtaaaatataaaaaatggcaaaagGCAGTACCGCTATTACCGATAGAACCAGACATTGTAAAGCAGTTAAGAGATCGGTGTCGTTTAGCTAGTGAATTGGCTGACCATGACTTAATATCCACTTCATTGCGAAAAGAGGGAGATTGGTTGAAGAAGGCTGCTGATGACCTAGGTATGGATGTGGACTCCGACaatgaaggaaaagataTTATCTTGGCAAAGAATaaattaaagaaattggGAAAGACTATGAGTAAAGataacttgaaaaatattagAGGAGAATTGAAACGATTGCTGCATACACCATTAAGAAAAGatatgagaaaaaaatatctcaCTGGGGGACTTGTAAATTTAGCTGATGATATggttaaaaaaagaggacaTGATACAATCATTGGTCAAGATAAACAAGGCCTCTTAGAcctcttgaaaaataagaagagaaaaaaaggaaaaaattaa
- the SUP45 gene encoding translation termination factor eRF1 (similar to Saccharomyces cerevisiae SUP45 (YBR143C); ancestral locus Anc_3.121), with amino-acid sequence METEAEKNIEIWKVKKLIKSLQEARGNGTSMISLVIPPKGQISMIQKMLTDEYGTASNIKSRVNRLSVLSAITSTQQKLKLYSKVPPNGLVLYCGDMITDEGKEKRVTFDIEPYKPINTSLYLCDNKFHTEVLSELLEADEKFGFIVMDGQGTLFGLLSGNTRTVLHKFTVDLPKKHGRGGQSAVRFARLREEKRHNYVRKVSEVAVQNFITDDKINVKGLILAGSADFKTDLAKSEMFDQRLASKVIKIVDISYGGENGFNQAIELSAETLSNVKFVQEKKLLTDYFDEISRDTGKFCYGIDDTLKALELGAVEKLIVFENLETIRYVCKDSENKEVLKFGEPNQGDKSFAIDKTTGQEMETVDEQPFVEWLAENYKNYGATLEFITDKSSEGAQFVTGFGGIGAILRYKVNFEQLADESEDEYYDENEGSDYDFI; translated from the coding sequence ATGGAGACAGaggctgaaaaaaatattgagaTCTGGAAAGTCAAAAAGCTTATTAAGTCTTTGCAAGAAGCCCGGGGTAATGGTACGTCCATGATTTCTCTTGTTATACCACCTAAGGGTCAAATATCtatgattcaaaagatgctAACGGATGAATATGGTACAGCATCTAACATTAAATCTAGAGTTAACCGTCTATCCGTGCTTTCTGCCATTACATCTACACAACAAAAGTTGAAACTATATTCTAAAGTACCACCAAATGGTTTAGTTCTTTACTGTGGTGATATGATTACTgatgaaggaaaagaaaaaagagtcaCTTTCGATATCGAACCATATAAACCAATCAATACATCGTTGTACTTGTGTGACAATAAATTTCACACAGAGGTCTTATCAGAGCTTTTAGAAGCTGACGAAAAATTCGGTTTCATTGTCATGGATGGTCAAGGTACTCTGTTTGGTTTGCTATCAGGTAATACAAGAACTGTTCTGCACAAATTTACTGTTGATTTACCAAAAAAGCATGGTAGAGGTGGTCAATCTGCTGTTCGTTTTGCACGTctgagagaagaaaagagacaTAATTATGTTAGAAAAGTATCCGAGGTTGCAGTACAAAATTTCATTACAGATGACAAGATCAACGTCAAGGGATTAATCTTGGCAGGTTCTGCTGACTTTAAAACCGATTTGGCCAAATCTGAAATGTTCGATCAAAGATTGGCCTCAAAAGTTataaaaattgttgatatctCTTATGGTGGTGAGAATGGATTTAACCAAGCCATTGAGCTTTCTGCGGAAACTCTATCAAATGTTAAATTTGTGCAAGAGAAGAAACTTTTGACAGATTATTTCGATGAAATCTCTCGTGACACAGGTAAATTCTGTTACGGTATTGATGATACGCTGAAGGCTTTAGAACTGGGTGCTGTGGAAAAATTAATTGTTTTCGAGAACTTAGAAACCATTAGATACGTATGCAAGGATTCTGAAAATAAGGAAGTACTGAAGTTCGGGGAACCAAATCAAGGTGATAAATCTTTTGCTATTGATAAAACCACTGGTCAAGAGATGGAAACTGTAGATGAACAACCATTTGTCGAATGGCTTGCTGAGAATTATAAGAATTATGGTGCCACTTTGGAATTCATCACAGATAAATCTTCTGAAGGTGCTCAGTTCGTTACAGGTTTTGGTGGTATTGGTGCGATCTTACGTTATAAAgtcaattttgaacaattaGCAGATGAATCAGAAGATGAATACtacgatgaaaatgaaggtTCTGATTACGATTTCATTTAA
- the ATG34 gene encoding Atg34p (similar to Saccharomyces cerevisiae ATG19 (YOL082W); ancestral locus Anc_3.120), with protein MVGAGVVYGRRGEVFEERKGSLNDFIRSTFEIEDVFKTKLVMGRCICHGKKTLETDLLLDDQESAMKFLSSQRCNSKPHILLIYDKHDDSSWETNQKQNKDQIKEEVKENNVTISKNQWNELVSSIKKVELLLEKQQEEGEEKTKGQENKPFHANIFCDGCSSPQDADAKEICGVRYKCLTCPNFDLCSECEDSGFENGYHKGNHNMIKIKMPAYLDIGSHSRNWGRIRQQCKAKSKSDKEVVIDIPEEEKELFEMFGDIDKLKEIAKGYKSYKKWVEDHGGEEKVSDILRNSLNAHTNDSASSNSFNRPKTVKRRYHTASKVKHSPVKVEITRKDTTVFFKLFNRSKNNIPGGFSLVYSVSDSEVPELSQNAEHTFSEICNLTMGPHELLVDHTKTLRFNFYPRVAETLNFEKGDIKIVDPNNRTVYSSTKCELSGKSHTFFLKKLHDISDFSNSLQTYVDTTSSPETCQLLEKEQYSDGVISSNVTNDDETIHSGSSQDSNWDEYDFLSESDV; from the coding sequence ATGGTTGGAGCCGGTGTTGTTTATGGTAGACGTGGTGAAGTGTTCGAGGAGAGAAAAGGCTCCTTAAATGACTTCATTCGGTCCACCTTCGAAATTGAAGACGTATTCAAGACCAAGCTTGTTATGGGCAGATGTATCTGTCATGGAAAGAAGACTCTTGAGACAGATCTTTTGCTGGACGATCAAGAGAGCGCTATGAAGTTCTTGTCTTCGCAAAGATGCAATTCTAAGCCACATATTCTGCTGATATATGATAAGCATGACGATTCGAGTTGGGAAACaaatcagaaacaaaataaaGACCAGattaaagaagaagttaaAGAGAACAATGTTactatttcaaaaaatcagtGGAATGAGTTAGTTTCATCCATCAAGAAGGTGGAATTATTGCTTGAGAAACAGCAGGAAGAGGGTGAGGAGAAAACCAAGGGGCAGGAAAACAAGCCATTCCATGCCAACATTTTCTGCGACGGATGTTCTTCACCACAGGATGCCGACGCAAAGGAGATTTGTGGAGTAAGGTACAAGTGCTTGACATGCCCAAACTTTGATCTTTGTTCCGAGTGCGAAGACAGCggttttgaaaatggttATCACAAGGGAAATCACAATatgatcaaaatcaaaatgcCTGCCTATCTAGACATTGGGTCTCATTCGAGAAACTGGGGAAGAATTCGCCAACAGTGCAAAGCAAAATCCAAAAGTGACAAGGAAGTTGTCATCGATAttccagaagaagaaaaagagctATTTGAAATGTTCGGTGATATAGATAAGTTGAAGGAAATAGCTAAAGGATACAAGTCCTACAAGAAATGGGTTGAAGATCACGGAGGCGAGGAAAAGGTATCTGATATTTTAAGgaattctttgaatgctCATACTAATGATAGCGCTTCATCCAACAGTTTCAACAGACCCAAAACCGTCAAGAGAAGGTATCATACTGCATCTAAGGTGAAGCATAGTCCTGTAAAAGTGGAAATAACGAGAAAGGATACTACTGtgttcttcaaattgttcaacAGGAGTAAAAATAATATTCCTGGTGGTTTCTCGTTAGTCTACTCTGTATCGGACAGTGAGGTTCCAGAACTTTCTCAAAATGCCGAACACACATTTTCGGAGATATGCAACTTAACGATGGGTCCACATGAGCTATTAGTCGATCATACCAAGACTTtaagattcaatttttaCCCCAGAGTAGCTgaaactttgaatttcGAAAAAGGAGACATCAAAATCGTTGATCCGAACAATCGAACTGTATACAGCTCCACGAAATGCGAGCTGTCAGGAAAGAGTCAcaccttttttttgaaaaagctgcatgatatttcagatttttcgaACAGTTTACAGACCTATGTGGATACCACGTCTAGCCCCGAGACATGTCAGCTTCTTGAAAAGGAGCAATACTCCGATGGTGTCATCAGCTCTAATGTGActaatgatgatgagacCATTCATTCTGGATCTAGTCAAGATTCAAATTGGGACGAATACGACTTTTTAAGTGAAAGCGACGTATGA